In Pseudonocardia sp. DSM 110487, the sequence CCCGGGCGCCGGTCGCCCGCGCCCCGTCGCGTTCGACGGACAGTGCGAGCGTTCCGGGGCGGAGCTCGAAGGCGGGGTCCCCGCCCGCCGACAGGGGCGGGAAGATTCGGCCGGGGCCCGTCCGGGGGAGCGGGCCCGTCGAACGCGGCTCCACTGCCATGGGCATCGGCTGCGGGTGCCGGCCGGGCGCGCTCACGGCGCCGAACAGCTCTTCCAGCACGTCGAGGACGACCCGTCCCGGTCGCGTCGGCCCGATCGGGGCCGGGTGGACGCCGAGGAGGGTGCGGGCCTGTTCCAGGTCGGCGGCCCACAGGTCCGGGTCGCCGAGGTCGAACCGCTCGTCGCCGTCCGGCCACGGCGTCGCCGCCGTCCAGTGCACCCCCATGCCGCCGACGTTCCAGGCGACCGCGCTGGCCGGCATCGCCGCGGCCGCGCCGCCCATGGCCGACAGCTGGTAGAGCCCGGGCTGGACCGTGCGGAGCTCGCCGGTGATGTCGGGCGTGACGTCGGCACCTGTGTACAGGCCCTGGATGCCCACGGAGACCCGCTCGTTGTACCGGCTCCAGATCTCCGGGTCGGTGCTGTCGTGCAGGTGCAGTCCCGGCACGGCACCGACGACCGGTCCGACGTCGATCATCAGGATGCGCAGTGCCGGGTCGGTGTCGCGCAGCATTCTCGCGACGGCGGCGCCCATGATGCCGCTGCCGATGATCAGGACATCGGCAGACTGGTCGTTCACGTTCACAGTTCTCCAGGGAGGAGGGTGGTCAACCCGAGACCGTCGGGCCGAACAGCGCGGAGTCCATGCGGTCGAGGACGAGCTTCACGCCGCCGACGAGCGGGGCATCCGAGCCGAGCGCGGTGGCCCGCAGCTCGATCGCGGGCGTGCGCAGCACCCGCATCGCCTCGGTGACCCGGGGCAGGAGCAGGTCGGCTGCCGCCTCGAGCCCGCCCCCGAGCACGACGACCTCCGGCGCGATCGTCCATGCGAGGGTCGAGAGCAGCTCGGCGATCTGCCCTGCGAACACGTCGAGCTGCGCGAGCGCGGCCTTGTCACCGTGGCGGGCCGCGTCGGCGACCGCGATTCCCTGCGCGCGCTCGGCGGCGACGGGCGAGGTGAGCAGGCCGAGCGGCGCGCGTTCCAGCCGCTCGGTGTCGAGGGCCCCGGCCTCGACGATCTCGCCCGCCGCTCCCTGGAAGCCCCGGTGCACGGCGCCGCGGATGACGATGCCGACGCCGGCGCGGTTGCCGAGGATGCACCAGGCGAACGTCGACGTCTCACTGGCGACGCCGCACCAGTGCTCGGCGAGCGCCGCGAGGTTGGCGTCGTTGTCGGCGAAGACCGGGATGCCCAGCCGTCCGCCGAGCGCACCGACCAGGTCGAAGCCGTTCCACGCGGGGGCGTGGATGAGGCGGTGGACGATCCCGTCCTCACCCACGGCGCCGCCGGAGGCGACGGCTCCCGCGCGGAGCCGGTCTACCGGCAGCCCCGAGTCGCCGACCGCCTCGGTGACCGCGGCGGCCACGTCGTCGATGCTGGAGGCGGTGTCGTGGTAGTCGCGCAGCGCCCGCACGGCCCGGCCCCGGATGCGGCCGCGGACGTCGGCCACGACGGCGCCCACGGCGTGCGTGTCGATCCGGGCGGCGGCGACCAGCGCGCGGTCGGCCTCGAACGCGAAGCTGCGCGGCGGCCGCCCGCCCTCGGCCCGGGATGCGTCCGGCGCGATCTCGCTGACCCAGCCGTCCGCGCACAGCCGGCCGAGGATCAGGTCCAGGGTGCGGCGGGAGAGGGCGACCTCGTCGACGAGGGCGGCCATGGTGACTGGCTGGTCGTGCCCGGCGAGGGCGCGCAGCACCGCGCTGGTGTTGAGCCGGCGCATCGTGCTCGGGGCAACTCCCGGCTTCACCGCTCCCGGCATTACTTCAGCCCCGTCCCCGCGATGCCCTGCACGAAGTATCGCTGAAGGAGCACGAAGAGGATCAGGACGGGCAGCATCACGACCACAGCGCCGGCGAGGACGAGCCCGTAGTCGGTGACGTTCTGCGCGGCCTGCCGGGTGGCGGCGAGCCCGACGGGCAGGGTGTACGTGCCGGCCCCCTGCGCGACGATCAGCGGCCAGATGAAGTTGTTCCACGAGGCGAGGAACGACATGATCGTCACGGTCGCGAGCGCGGGTCCCGAGAGCGGCAGGAAGATCCCCAAGAAGATCCGCAATTCGCCCGCCCCGTCGATCCGTGCGGCCTCGAACAGCTCGTCGGGGATGCCGCCCGCGAACTGCCGCACGATGAACACCGAGACGGGCAGCACGAGCAAGGGCAGGGCGATGCCCTGGAGCGTGTCGACGAGGCCGAGTCCGACCGTCACGACGAACTGCGGCACGAAGGTCGCCGAGAACGGCACCATCAGCGCCGCGAGCACCGCGCCGAAGGCGAGCCGCTTCCCGGCGAAGTCGAGCTTGGCGAGCGCGTAGCCCGCGGCCGCCGCGCCGACGACGTTGCCGACCACCACGATGGCCGCGACGACGATGCTGTTCGCCAGGTAGGTGCCGAAGCCGGCCTGGCTGAACAGCCGCGCGAAGTTGTCGAGGGTGACCTCGGCGGGCAGCCAGGCGCCCGGAGCGGCCTGGATGTCGTCGGTGGTGCGCAGGGAGCCGGAGAGCACCCACACGAACGGCAGCACGGTGATCGCGGCCAGCGCGACGAGCATGACGTAGAGGACGACGGGCGTGGAACGGCGTTCGCGGGGCCGGGCCTCGGCGCGCCCGGTGGCGATGGCGACGGCGGTCACGTGCGCACCCGCAGGATGCGGAACTGCAGCGCGCTCACGACCGCCACGATGATCAGCAGCAGGAACGAGGCCGCCGACGACGTGCCGATGTTGCCGAACCCGAACTGGTGGTAGGTGAACAGCGCCATCGACTCCGTCGTGCCGAGCGGCCCACCGTTCGTGAGCAGGTACGGCTCGTCGAACACCTGCAGGAAGAACACCGACAGCAGGACCGAGACGAGCAGCGTCGTCGGCATCATGAGCGGCAGGGTGATCGACCGCAGCTGCCGCCAGCGCCCGGCCCCGTCGATGGCCGCCGCCTCGTAGACCTCCTTCGGCAGCGTCTGCAGGCCGGCGAGGAACAGCAGCATCGCGGTGCCGAAGTTGCGCCACACCCCCAGCAGGATCACCACCGGCATCGCGAGGCGCTCGTCGCCCAACCAGTTCGGGCC encodes:
- a CDS encoding ROK family protein, whose amino-acid sequence is MKPGVAPSTMRRLNTSAVLRALAGHDQPVTMAALVDEVALSRRTLDLILGRLCADGWVSEIAPDASRAEGGRPPRSFAFEADRALVAAARIDTHAVGAVVADVRGRIRGRAVRALRDYHDTASSIDDVAAAVTEAVGDSGLPVDRLRAGAVASGGAVGEDGIVHRLIHAPAWNGFDLVGALGGRLGIPVFADNDANLAALAEHWCGVASETSTFAWCILGNRAGVGIVIRGAVHRGFQGAAGEIVEAGALDTERLERAPLGLLTSPVAAERAQGIAVADAARHGDKAALAQLDVFAGQIAELLSTLAWTIAPEVVVLGGGLEAAADLLLPRVTEAMRVLRTPAIELRATALGSDAPLVGGVKLVLDRMDSALFGPTVSG
- a CDS encoding carbohydrate ABC transporter permease, with protein sequence MRPRQTATAWLLLTPFAVIFLVFTAVPVVASLAMSLTDIRGIDLRDPFGVDAVGLANYLDLLSDPAFGQAAVNTLYVVVVGVPLTMAAGFALALVLDRGIRRFRGAFRALFYAPVVANIVSVALIWQYAFNQNGTVNTVLAAAGLAGPNWLGDERLAMPVVILLGVWRNFGTAMLLFLAGLQTLPKEVYEAAAIDGAGRWRQLRSITLPLMMPTTLLVSVLLSVFFLQVFDEPYLLTNGGPLGTTESMALFTYHQFGFGNIGTSSAASFLLLIIVAVVSALQFRILRVRT
- a CDS encoding carbohydrate ABC transporter permease; translated protein: MTAVAIATGRAEARPRERRSTPVVLYVMLVALAAITVLPFVWVLSGSLRTTDDIQAAPGAWLPAEVTLDNFARLFSQAGFGTYLANSIVVAAIVVVGNVVGAAAAGYALAKLDFAGKRLAFGAVLAALMVPFSATFVPQFVVTVGLGLVDTLQGIALPLLVLPVSVFIVRQFAGGIPDELFEAARIDGAGELRIFLGIFLPLSGPALATVTIMSFLASWNNFIWPLIVAQGAGTYTLPVGLAATRQAAQNVTDYGLVLAGAVVVMLPVLILFVLLQRYFVQGIAGTGLK